A single region of the Nitrospirota bacterium genome encodes:
- a CDS encoding tetratricopeptide repeat protein: MGLILKMYGDLDGALKIYLEVEKIVRAKGDKTNEGITLNCISQIYHDKGDYDSAIKYLLESLKIAREIGDTYGVAVTLFNLAVLYMKTGKPVESAQCLKEVTEINKTLKSYEVSQALKRQGIEE, from the coding sequence ATGGGTTTAATTCTTAAAATGTATGGCGATCTTGACGGGGCATTAAAGATTTATTTAGAGGTTGAAAAAATAGTGAGAGCTAAAGGCGATAAGACGAATGAAGGGATTACTTTAAATTGTATCAGCCAGATATATCATGACAAAGGCGATTATGACAGCGCGATTAAGTATCTCCTTGAGAGTTTAAAAATAGCGAGAGAGATTGGCGATACATACGGGGTTGCCGTTACTCTTTTTAACCTTGCGGTGTTATACATGAAAACCGGCAAACCTGTGGAATCGGCACAGTGCCTGAAAGAGGTGACAGAAATTAATAAGACGTTAAAGAGTTATGAAGTGTCACAGGCGTTGAAGAGGCAAGGGATAGAGGAGTAG